A window from Musa acuminata AAA Group cultivar baxijiao chromosome BXJ3-10, Cavendish_Baxijiao_AAA, whole genome shotgun sequence encodes these proteins:
- the LOC135650795 gene encoding induced stolen tip protein TUB8-like, producing MASVEVESAPVVEVPVEAPATPAEAEDGAPPAVEEVVETEAAAEPAEEPKEEAPAATEPPAAEPTAEVAPEPEEKPVEEPSAVEVAEAAVEAEPAVAEPTEEAKPEAEPEIAAPAAEESSEPAVEEPKAVEEPPAAVEEVKAEEAAEEKAE from the exons ATGGCTTCCGTTGAG GTGGAATCAGCTCCAGTTGTCGAGGTGCCAGTAGAAGCCCCCGCCACCCCTGCCGAAGCGGAAGACGGGGCACCGCCTGCCGTGGAAGAGGTGGTTGAGACCGAAGCCGCAGCCGAACCTGCAGAAGAGCCCAAAGAAGAAGCCCCGGCGGCAACGGAACCACCAGCAGCGGAACCCACAGCAGAGGTCGCTCCGGAGCCTGAGGAGAAGCCCGTCGAAGAGCCTTCGGCAGTCGaggtggcggaggcggcggtggaggccGAGCCAGCTGTCGCCGAGCCCACAGAAGAAGCTAAGCCGGAGGCCGAGCCCGAGATCGCCGCACCTGCAGCCGAGGAATCGTCTGAACCCGCCGTAGAAGAGCCGAAAGCCGTGGAGGAGCCACCGGCTGCTGTGGAGGAGGTGAAGGCCGAGGAAGCGGCAGAAGAGAAGGCCGAGTAG